A genome region from Salinigranum halophilum includes the following:
- a CDS encoding 2Fe-2S iron-sulfur cluster-binding protein, translating into MDERQNSNACRASSVPTTSAVPSRDLPDEERRRLLTTMGGVGVTVLAGCLGDGESDAPSYTVVFLDRDERTEVEISEDEKLLYPALDAGVDIPYACEVGRCGQCTGKYDGDANEVVTHDGNQFLDEDQIEAGWLLTCVAYPRDNFELEVTHPDDE; encoded by the coding sequence ATGGACGAACGACAGAACTCCAATGCGTGCCGAGCGTCGAGCGTCCCGACGACGAGCGCTGTACCCTCTCGAGACCTGCCCGACGAGGAACGTCGCCGTCTGCTGACTACGATGGGTGGTGTCGGCGTCACCGTGCTCGCCGGATGTCTCGGTGACGGTGAGAGCGACGCCCCCTCGTACACCGTGGTATTTCTCGACCGAGACGAACGGACCGAGGTCGAGATATCCGAAGACGAGAAACTGCTGTACCCCGCACTCGACGCCGGTGTCGACATTCCGTATGCGTGTGAAGTGGGCAGATGTGGACAGTGTACTGGGAAGTACGACGGCGATGCCAACGAGGTAGTCACCCACGACGGGAACCAGTTCCTCGACGAGGACCAGATCGAGGCAGGATGGCTTTTGACGTGCGTTGCGTATCCCAGGGACAATTTCGAGCTCGAAGTCACCCACCCAGACGACGAGTGA
- a CDS encoding universal stress protein, protein MYDRILVPTDGSPSAEAAARHGLVIAKAVDASVHVISVAGETERTERLAEAQARDAISKLEELIEQESDRSCHSALEYGSPYEAILSYASENDIDLIVMGTHGRRGLSRVLLGSVTERVIRLSNDPVLAVPPHAIGREREGYDKILVPTDGSPGATAAVEHGIAIAERLGAAVRVLCVIEGERGLPPVGDPLRDEAVEVLEAVSERAADRNVTLTTHVQPGTPHEVINEFVSAHGIDLITMGTHGRSGIRRHLLGSVTERVLRTSDAPVLTVRQDTE, encoded by the coding sequence ATGTACGACCGAATACTCGTTCCGACCGACGGAAGCCCATCTGCAGAAGCCGCCGCTCGCCATGGACTCGTGATCGCAAAGGCAGTCGACGCGTCCGTTCACGTCATCAGCGTCGCTGGTGAGACCGAACGCACCGAGCGACTCGCGGAGGCACAGGCTAGAGACGCCATCTCGAAACTCGAGGAACTCATCGAGCAGGAATCAGACCGTTCCTGCCACTCAGCCCTCGAGTACGGGAGTCCGTACGAAGCGATCTTATCCTACGCGTCAGAGAACGATATCGACCTCATCGTCATGGGCACTCACGGGCGACGTGGACTGAGTCGTGTCCTCCTCGGCAGTGTCACAGAGCGTGTGATCCGGTTGAGCAACGACCCCGTGTTAGCAGTGCCACCGCATGCAATCGGTCGAGAACGAGAGGGATACGATAAGATACTCGTCCCGACAGACGGGAGCCCCGGTGCGACTGCTGCGGTCGAACACGGAATAGCCATCGCAGAACGCTTGGGAGCCGCCGTACGCGTCCTCTGTGTGATCGAAGGTGAGAGGGGACTTCCACCGGTCGGTGACCCACTCCGTGACGAAGCGGTCGAGGTGCTCGAAGCAGTTTCGGAGCGTGCAGCGGACCGCAACGTCACCCTGACCACTCACGTGCAACCCGGGACACCCCACGAGGTGATCAACGAGTTCGTCAGTGCGCATGGAATAGACCTCATCACGATGGGGACACACGGGCGCTCGGGGATACGCCGGCATCTCCTTGGAAGCGTCACCGAGCGGGTCTTGCGCACGAGCGATGCGCCCGTCCTCACCGTCCGACAAGACACCGAATGA